Part of the Notamacropus eugenii isolate mMacEug1 chromosome 5, mMacEug1.pri_v2, whole genome shotgun sequence genome is shown below.
ATGGACTGAGCTGGAGACTCAGGGCTAGCCgcttgccctccctccctctctgggtctcagtttcatccaGTAAGATAAACGGGTTAGGGAAGGATTGAAATATTTGGATGGGAAGAGATTTGGTCCAGCCCCACACCTCGGGGACCCCGTCGccccttcttccagtctctgGCCTCCGGGCTCATGAGTTTGGAATGCGATGACTTCACGATCCAGCCGAGAGTAAGATCCCGCCCCTTCATTCGCATAAACCCGCCTCCCGAGACCCCATCAGGGCGAGACTCCGACTATGTTAGCATAGCCCCGCCTCCGGGCCCCAGTCAGTTCCCCGTGCCTCTCCTTAGCTTGGCCCCGAGAGGCCCGAAGGGAACAGTCGTTTGCATGGTCCCACCTCCGCCGACAGGACACTGCCCTGACCCTAACTAATGTGGGACCTCCTCAGTGCAGCCCCGCCCAGGCCAGGAAATTCCACGAGCTTATTAACTTCGCTCTGAGCGCTCCGCCTCCCATAGGCGGGCCGTGATGGCGTCGCTCCGCCCCCCCCACAGGCCCTGGAAGTCCCACCTGGGACTTTAGTAACTTAGCCCCGAGCGCCCTCCTGGGCTCATTAGCATGGCTCCGCCCCCATGCCCTTATTAGCATGGCCCCGCCCcagccgggccgggccgggcacCTCCCTGGGCcccgaggcggcggcggcggcagtgGCCGGCGACATGAGCGGGGTGGCTGCAACTGCGGCGGCTGGAGCTGGGGCCGGGCAGGGGCGCGGGCGGAGCCGTCCAGGGGCGGCCCTctcggccccggccccggccggGGAGACGCACAAGCTGGTGGTCGTGGGAGGCGGCGGCGTGGGCAAGAGCGCGCTCACTATCCAGTTCATCCAGGTAGCGGAGGGCGCCTCCCCGGGCACCCCCCTCCCGGGCGACCACGGCCCCCACCCCGGTCCCGCGGGAGCCCCGCCCCCCGGAGCCCCTCCCCCAGGGCTGTGCAGGCCTCCTCCACACGTGCCGCACCAAACCACTCTCTCCCAGTCCGGGTCCCTGCGGTCCCCCGGCTCTGGCCCCGCCAccacacccccaccccagccccgaGTCCGGTCCGTGGCCCGGCCTTGGCCCTGGCCGGgggtggtgggggaagggaggcagcCCAGGCAGGAAGGGCGGGAGCGAGGgctggagctggagctggaggCGGGAGGGCTCCCCCTCTTCCGGGCAGGGCCCACAGCGGGATCTGGCCGCATCccaggctggggagggaggggctggACCTGGCAGCTTCGGGGAAGGGAGGGGCTGGACCAGCCAGAGCCTGGGGGGGGAGAGTGGGGCGGGCGGGCAGAGATGGGCCCACGCAGGGGGGCAGGGCCTGGGGTCGGCCCAGGCTGACTTTTCATCCCCTCGCGGCAGTCCTACTTCGTGTCCGACTATGACCCGACCATCGAGGACTCCTACACCAAGCTGTGCAGTGTGGACGGGATCCCGGCCCGGCTGGACAGTGAGAGGGGAAAGGGGCTTactagggagggggaagggagtgagaGGTGCGGCCGGCAGGGGGGGTGGAAGGGGTAGGGCCCCCCCAAGCCCTTTTTGCCCCTCCCCAGTCCTGGACACCGCCGGGCAAGAGGAGTTTGGGGCCATGAGGGAGCAATACATGAGGGCCGGCCACGGCTTCCTGCTGGTATACGCTATCAATGACCGGCAGAGGTGAGCTACCTGGCTGCCCCACCCCCTACAGGGTGCATGAGCCGAACATCCGGGCTAGCCTTGGTGCTGGCAGGAGGGGCCAGATTTGGAACCTGAAGGCGGGGAGGAGTGAGGGCTAGCCTTGGCACCGGCAGGGCCTCTAAAACAGCAGGGGGTGGGCAGTTGGCTTCTGCCTAACTCTGCTTTCCGGCTCTTCTGTCCACCCTCCCTGCCTCAGCTTTAACGAAGTAGGCAAGCTCCACACCCAGATCCTCCGGGTCAAAGACAGAGATGATTTCCCCATCGTGCTGGTGGGCAACAAGGCCGATCTGGAGACCCAGAGGCAGGTCAGACCCTGTGGGGAGCAGGGCAGGGAAGGGCAGGTTCCCGGGGGCAGTCATTCAGGCCCTTCTCCCCACTGCCCCAGGTGCCCCGCTCTGAGGCCTCAGCCTTCTGTACCTCACGCCACATAGCCTATTTTGAAGCATCAGCCAAACTTCGGCTCAATGTGGATGAAGCCTTCGAACAGCTGGTTCGAGCTGTCCGGTGAGAACAGGCCTCCGCACCCCTCCATGACCCTCAGGAATTGCCTCCCCCTCAGCCTAGTGAACAAATAACAGGGGTTCCCATGTCTACCTCTCCAAGCCTCGGTGCCCCTTCCTGGTAAGCTGGAAGGTCCCTAGCCACCAGACACCCTCATATCCCACACAAACCCATCCCCACCTCGACTCCTAGTAGGGCCCCATTACAGCTTCGTGTACCCGCTCACTCTCAGGCCTAACCATGATTCCCCCAAATAAAGTACCTTCCTCCACAGGAAGTACCAGGAGCAAGAGATGCCCCCCAGTCCCCCAACCCCCCCTAGGAAGAAGGCTGGGAGCAGTGGTTGCCCCTGCCTCCTCCTTTAACCCTTCTGCCTTGGGGACCGGAGCAGCACCTCAGGAGATAGTGTACCCGCCTGGCTGTCTGGGATCCGTTACCTCTCCTATCCAATGGCATGGATTGACTATTGGGGAGGGAGTGCAGGGGAATCCCTGAAgcaccccactcccacccctccaTGGCCAGTTACACTACACCAACAAGGCCCCTGGGATGGGGTCACCCAGTGCCTTTCTCACAGTGCatacct
Proteins encoded:
- the RRAS gene encoding LOW QUALITY PROTEIN: ras-related protein R-Ras (The sequence of the model RefSeq protein was modified relative to this genomic sequence to represent the inferred CDS: inserted 2 bases in 1 codon) — translated: MAPPQPGRAGHLPGPRGGGGGXVAGDMSGVAATAAAGAGAGQGRGRSRPGAALSAPAPAGETHKLVVVGGGGVGKSALTIQFIQSYFVSDYDPTIEDSYTKLCSVDGIPARLDILDTAGQEEFGAMREQYMRAGHGFLLVYAINDRQSFNEVGKLHTQILRVKDRDDFPIVLVGNKADLETQRQVPRSEASAFCTSRHIAYFEASAKLRLNVDEAFEQLVRAVRKYQEQEMPPSPPTPPRKKAGSSGCPCLLL